The genomic DNA GCTGGTGCGTGCTCGCGCTGGCCGGCACGGCGGCCGGCGGGCTTCTCCACATCCTGATCGACCCGCTGAGCGCGGGACCGCTGGTCGGCGCCTCGGCGGGGATCTCCGCCCTGATGGCGGCCGCCGCCCGGTTCGTGTTCCAGCCGCCGGTCTCCGGCTACGGCGCGCCGGCCTGGCAGGTGCCGCCGCCCCGGCCCGCCGAGACGATCCCGGAGCTGCTGCGCAACCGCACCGCGGTGTCGTTCCTGGTGATCTGGCTCCTGACCAACCTGCTCTTCGGCCTCGTCAGCGTGCCGCTCGTCGGCGAGAACGCCGCCATCGCCTGGGACGCGCATCTCGGCGGCTTCATCGCGGGCTTCTTCCTGTTCCCCCTGGTGGATCCCCGGGAGCCGCGCGGGCACTGAGTCCCGGCCCCGGCGCCCGGCACCTTGCCATCCGGCCGGATCGGTCACACACTCGCCACAATGTGAACGAGCCGGGCCAACCCGGCCGAGAACGCCATCAGGGCGCCGCGGGCTGACGGCGCACCGGACGCGTCACATAGGGAGAGAGCCATGACCGTCGCACGCATCCTCGCCGAGAAGGGCAGCTCCGTCGTCACCGTGGGCCCCGACAAGACCCTCGATGAGGTGATCCAGATCCTCGCCGACAAGCGCATCGGCGCCCTCGTGGTCGCCCAGGCCGACGGGACGGTGGCGGGCATCATCTCCGAGCGGGACATCATGCGGGCGCTCGCCCGGCACGGCGGCTCGGCCTTCGACGCGCCGGTCTCGGCGCACATGACCGCGGAGGTCACGACCTGCGGCCGGAGCGCGACGATCGAGGAGGTCATGACGCTGATGACCGACGGGCGCTTCCGCCACGTGCCGGTCTGCGAGGACGGGCGGCTGATCGGCCTCGTGTCGATCGGCGACGTGGTGGCGCGCAAGATCGCCACCGTCGAGGCCGAGCACCAGGCCCTGCGCGACTACATCACGATGGCGTAGCGGCGCCGGAACCGCGCGTCTCTCTCGCCCTCCGCCCCCGGGCCTCGCCGGTTCTGGGCAGGCCGCCGGGGCCGGGGCGCGACGCGCTCCCTCTCCCGTGCGGGAGAGGGTTGGGGTGAGGGATCAGGTCTTTCCGGAGCGGTCGCACCCCTCACCCTGTCCCTCTCCCGCACGGGAGAGGGGACCCGCGCCCCTTCGCGTCGACGGGCCAGCAGGCCGACATCGCGAGCCCGTATCACCCGCGGTCCGTCTCAGGCCTTCACGGGATCGAGCGTGACGTGCCAGAGGTCGGTGTCGGCCGCGTCCTTGAGGGTCACGGTCATCTGCTCGGTCCGACCGTCCACCGCCACGTGGCCGAAGAACTGGTAGCCGGCGGCCGGCGACAGGTTCACCTGCCCCTTGTCGGGCGCCTTCACGTAGCGCAGCTGCGGCCCGAACGTGTTGTCCAGCGCGTTCGGCCCGAAGGTGCCCGCGTGCAGTGGCCCGGAGACGAACTCCCAGAACGGCTCGAAATCCTGGAACTGCGCCTTGTCGGGGTCGTAGTAGTGGGCGGCCGTGTAGTGCACGTCGGCCGTGAGCCAGACCGTGTTGCGGATGCCCGCGCTCTTGATGAAGCGCAGGAGGTCGGCGATCTCCAGTTCGCGCCCGAGGGGCGGGCCGTCGCCCTGCGCCACCGCCTCGGAGCCGAAGTTGCGGTCCGTGTCGTAGGTGACCACGAGGCCGAGCGGCATGTCGGCGGCGATCACCTTCCAGGTGGCCCGGGATTCGAGCAGCGCCCGCTTCAGCCACGCGATCTGCTGCGGCCCGAGGAAGTGGGACTCGGGCCCGTACGCCGTCTGCCGGTTCTCGCCGTTCGGCCCCCGGTAGGAGCGCATGTCGAGCATGAACACGTCGACCAGCGGGCCGTAGCCGATCTTGCGGTAGACCCGGCCGGGCTCCGACGGCTCGAAGCGCATCGGCATGTACTCGTGGAAGGCCTTCGCCGCCCGCAGCTGCAGGGCCAGCACGTTCGGGTCGGCGTACTTCTTCTTCAGGTGTTCGGCCCGGGTGAGGGGCTCGCCCGGCCACCAGTTGTTGGTGACCTCGTGGTCGTCCCACTGCGCCAGGATCGGCACGGCGGCGTTCATCGCCAGCACGTTCCGGTCGGTGAGGTTGTACTTGTGCCGGCCCCGGAACTCCGCGAGCGTCTCGGCGGGCTTGGCGACCTCCTCGGTCACCCGGTTGCGCCACAGGCTGCCGTCGGGGAGCTTCACCTCGGACTGGATCGGCCCGTCGGCGTAGATCGTGTCGCCGGAATGGATGAAGAAGTCCGGCCGGTTCTTCAGGATGGCGGAGTAGATCGTCATGCCGCCACGGGCCTCGTCGATGCCCCAGCCCTGGCCCGCCGTGTCGCCCGACCAGCAGAACGACACCGAGCGCCGGTCCGCCGGCGCGGTCCGGAACCGCCCGACCTGGGCCGGTCCGACGATGGTCGGCGCGGCGACGTCCTCCAGGCGGACCCGGTAGAACACGTCCTGGCCGGCCGGCAGCCCGGTCAGCGCCACCTTCACGGTGCCGTCGGTCTCCGGCAGGGCGTCGGCGAAGACGCCGCCGCGGATGTCGGCGAAGCTCTCGGTGGTCGCCCACTCGACGATCGCCCGGGCGGGCCGGTCGGACCGGGCCCAGACCACCGCCGAGTCGGTGCCGACATCGCCCGACTGGAGACCGTGGGTCAGGACCGGCCGGTCGGCGGCGCGGCTCAGGCCGGGCCGTCCGAGGCCCGAGGCCAGCCCGACGAGGCCCGCGCCTCCGGACAGCAGGATCTGACGGCGACTCGTATACATTGGAGGTCCTCCAGCATGCACGGCGCCCATCGCAGGCGGCCACGACAGCCGGATGACGGCCTCCTCCGAAGGGGCGCGCCCGGACCTTTCAGGCCCGCGCGGCCGCACCCTCCAGCACGGCCCGGATCCGGGGCAGGGCGGCGCGGGCGGCGCGGTGCCCGAGGGCGATGCCCTCCGCGGCCCGGTGGAAGTCGAACAGCCCGAAGGCGGCGAGATCCGGGCCGATGGCCACGTCCGGCGGGTCGCGCTCCAGCCGCGCCCGCGAGATCCGGTCCTGCGTGGTGTTGAAGGCGTCGAGCACCACCCGGGCGATGCCCGGCACGGCGATCTCGGGCTCCGGCCGGTCGAAGCCCGGCAGGCGCCCGCGCACCCCCTGCAGGAAGCCCCGGCGCGGGGGCGGGTGCGGTGCCTCGCGCACCACCGGTCCGCCGGTGTCGCCGTTGAGGTTCACGCAGATGACCAAGTCGGCCCCGAGCGCGCGGGCGAGCGCCACCGGCACCGGGTTGACCAGGGTCCCGTCCATCAGCACGCGGCCGTCATGGGCCACCGGCGGGAACAGGCCGGGGATCGCGTAGGAGGCGCGCACCGCGTCCACCGCCGGGCCCGCGGTCAGGCTGACCTCGTGGCCGGTGCCGTACTCGGTGGCGACGCAGCCGAAGCGGACCGGCAGCGTCTCGATCCGGCGCTCGCCGAGATCGGCGGCGAGGCGCTGGCGGAGGCGGTTGCCGGCGATCAGCCCGGAGCCCGGCAGGCGGGGATCGATGAGCCCGACGACCCGGCGCCGGGTCAGCGCCCGGGCGAAGGCCTCGAGCCGGTCGAGGCGCCCGGCCGCGTAGCAGGCGCCGACCACGGCGCCGATGGAGCAGCCCGCCACCACGGACGGGTGGATGCCGGCCTCCTCCAGGGCGCGGATCACCCCGATATGCGCCCAGCCCCGGGCCGAGCCGCCCCCGAGGGCGAGCCCGACGAGCGGACCGGGGCTCGGCGGCGGCCGGAGCGGCTCGACGGTTCCGGGCGGGAAATGCGGGTCGGCGGACTCGTCTTGCCACCGGGTGGCAAGAGGGCGGCTCATCGCCCGGCGGCTTTCAGGACCACCCGGCCGTCCGCCTCCCGGACGACGCTGCGGTAGAAGCAGTCGCGCCGGCCGGTGTGGCAGCAGCCGCCGTCGCCGCCGACCTCGACGCGGATCAGCAGGGCGTCCTGGTCGCAGTCGACCCGCATCTCGACGATGCGCTGGATCTGGCCGCTGGTCGCCCCCTTGTGCCAGAGTTCCCGGCGCGAGCGCGACCAGTACCACGCCTCGCCGGTCTCGAGGGTGCGCGCCAGCGATTCGGCGTTCATGTGGGCGAGCATCAGCACCTGCCCGTCCCGCGCGTCCACCGCGATGCAGGCGACGAGGCCGTCGCGGTCGAAGCGCGGCGTGAGGGCCGCGCCCTCCTCGACCTCGGCGCGGGTGCCGGGGGGATCGAAGGCGATGTCGCGCGCGGTCATGGCAGGGTGATCCGGCTCGCTCGTCGGAGCTACTTGGCGCCGCCGCGCACCAGGGTCAGGAAGCGGACCTGCTCGTTGGCGTTGTCCTTGAAGACGCCGCGGAACTGGCTCGTGATGGTCGAGACGCCGGCCTTCTGGACGCCGCGCATCGCCATGCAGAGATGCTCGGCCTCCACCATCACGGCGACGCCGCGGGGCTTGAGGATGCTCTCGATCACGTCGGCGATCTGGGCGGTCATGGTCTCCTGCGTCTGCAGGCGGCGGGCGAAGGTGTCGACCACGCGGGCGAGCTTCGACAGGCCGACCACGCCCCGGGTCGGATAGTAGGCGATGTGGGCGAGCCCCATGAACGGCACCATGTGGTGCTCGCAGTGGGAGTGGAACGGGATGTCGCGCACCAGCACGATGTCCGAGTAGCCCTCGACCTCCTCGAAGACGCGCTCCAGCAACTTCTCGGCGTCGACCGCGTAGCCGCCGAACAGCTGCTCGTAGGCCTTGGTGACCCGGGCCGGGGTGTCGAGCAGACCCTCGCGGGTCGGGTCGTCGCCGGCCCAGCGCAGGAGGGTGCGGACGGCGGCCTCGGCCTCGGCGCGGCTCGGGCGGCCGGTCTCGATCCCGTCCGGGACGCGGGTCGCGGAGGTCGGCTCGGGCGCCACCTCGACGGGCCGCCCGTCATCGGCGGGCCGATTGTCATTGCGCATGCCGTTCAGACCTTGCCCGTCGATCCCGTTCCGGTCGAAACCCTGGCCGTCACCCTGGTAGGACAAGGATTTGAGCGCGGCATCCATGGCATCTCCGGCCCGCGCGATGCGGGATTTCATCGGGGTGCTGTCGGGCTTGGCGTACATCGTCGGATCGCGTCGGGCGTTCGAGGGAAGATCCCGGGCTCGAAAAGGTTTCAAGCCGGCGCCCCGGGATGGACGAAAGGCCGTGGGAACCACCGTGGCCGTGGGCGCGACCCTGGTCGACGGCCCGCCTCCTCGCGAAGCGGCCGCATCGCGCCTATATCATCGTTCGCGGGGCAACGCGCAATGCGCGTCGCACGCGGCAGAGTCCCGATGGACATTGTGCCTCCGGCCGAGGACCCGATGCTCGACGACATCTACAACCGCCGTATCCTGGAACTCGCCGCCGACATCCCCCGGCTCGGCCGGCTCGAGAACCCGGACGCGACCGCCACGGCCCATTCCCGCCTGTGCGGCTCGACCGTGACGGTCGACCTCGTCCTGGGCGAGGACGGCCGGGTCGCGGATTTCGCCCAGGAGGTCCGGGCCTGCGCCCTCGGGCAGGCCTCCTCGTCGCTGATGGGTCGGCACGTGGTCGGCGCCAGCGCGGAGGAGCTGCGCGGCGTCCGCGAGACCATGCGGTCCATGCTCAAGGAGAACGGTCCGGCGCCCGACGGCGCGTGGTCCGACCTCGCGGTGCTCGAGCCGGTGCGGGACTTCAAGGCGCGCCACGCCTCGACGCTCCTGACCTTCGACGCGGTGGTGGACGCCCTCGACCAGATCGCCGCCAAGCGGCAGGCCGCCTGACGGGATGGTCCGGCGCGCCGCCCACTGGGCGATCCGCGGCTACCAGCTGACGCTGTCGGGCCTGGTCGGCCGCCAGTGCCGCCACTGGCCGAGCTGCTCCGAGTACACCGACACGGCCATTGCCCGGCACGGGCTCTGGCCCGGCGGCTGGATGGGATTCGCCCGGATCTGCCGCTGCGGGCCGTTCGGCACGCACGGCATCGACCTCGTGCCGGAGCGCCTGCCCGCGGGAGCGGCGTGGTATCGTCCCTGGACCTACGGCCGCTGGCGCGGCGTCGAGGCGCCGCCGTCGCCCTTCGCCTGCGAGGCGGTGGGGCAGGAGGCCGACATCCGCTAGGCCGATGTTCCTGGTTTGTTTCACGTGAAACACGCCCGCCGAGCCCGTGGCCCGGGACGACCGGCTCGCGTTCCACGGAGGCCGGCTCCGGCGATGATCGCGACCGCCGCGGCACCTCGGGACGGGGGCGCGGATCGCCGCCCCCGTCATCCGCCGAGTCTCACGCCGCCGAGTCTCACGCCGCTCGGCTGGCCGCGAGCTTCTCGGCGAACTCGATCGCCTCGATGAGGCTGCGCTCGTTGGCGACGCCGGTGCCGGCGATGTCGAAGGCGGTGCCGTGATCGACCGAGGTGCGGATGATCGGCAGGCCCAGGGTGATGTTCACGCCCGACAGGTCCATCCACTTGCCCGTGGCGGGATCGATCTCGAAGCCGAGCAGCTTCACCGGGATGTGCCCCTGGTCGTGGTACATGGCCACCACCGCGTCGTACTGGCCCGCGCGCAGCTTCACGAACACCGTGTCGCCCGGCACCGGCCCGTGCACGTCGAGCCCGTCGGCGTTGGCCGCCGCGATCACCGGCGCGCTGACGTCGATGTCCTGGCGCCCGAACAGGCCGCCCTCGCCGGCATGGGGGTTGAGCGCGGCGACCGCGATCTTGGGCTTGGCGAGGCCGAGCCCCTTCAGGGCCTTGTCGGTGAGGTCGATGACGAGGCGCAGCCGCTCCGGGGTCAGGCGCTTCGGCACGTCCTCCAGGGCGACGTGGGTGGTGACGTGGGAGACCCGCATGTTGCCGTGGGCCAGCATCATCACCGACCCGCGCACCCCGGTCAGCTCCGCCAGCATCTCGGTATGGCCGGCATAGTGGTAGCCGGCCTTGTTGAGCGCCTCCTTGTTGAGCGGCGCCGTGACGATGCCGCCGATCCGCCCCGCCATGGCCAGGCGGACGCCGGCCTCGATCGCCTTGTAGGCGAAGCGCCCGCCGTCGGCGGAGAGCCGGCCGGGCTCGATGGGCGCGCCCTCGGCGTCGGCCTGGAGGCAGCACAGCGCCGGCCAGTCGCCGGCCTCGGCGACCTCCGGGATGGCCTCCGGCAGGAGGCCGAGCGCCTGCTCGGCCCGGCGCAGGGCCGGGGCGCTGCCGATGACCACGAGCTTCAGGTCGCCCGCCGCGATCCGGTCCTTCAGCCGGGCCGCGGCCTTGACGATGATCTCGGGGCCGATGCCGGCGGGATCGCCCATGGTGATGGCGAGATGTTGGGTCACGGGGCGCTCCTGTCGTGCGGGAAGCCGTTCTGGTGGAGGAGGTCGCGCCAGACGCCCTCTGTTCCGAAGGCGCCGGACTTCGACACGACCGGCAGCCCGTCCCAGCGGCCGCCCCGCAGGGTCGAGCGGGGCAGGCCGGGCGCGATCTGCCCGGTGACGTCGAGGCGCGCGACGGCGAGGGCGAGGCAGAGCGCCTTCAGGGTCTCGCCGCCGGCGACCAGCAGCGTACCGGGCCGCGGGATGCGGTCGATCACGCCCGCGAAGGTCGCGGCGATATGCGCCGCGGCGTCCTCCCGGGCGGTGCCGGCGGGCAGCGCGAGGCTCGCCAAGACAACGCCGTCCCGGTCGAGGCGCGCGGCCACAGCGCCGGCATGGTCGGGATCGTCCGCCGACAGGACGAGGTGGTGGGTGCCGCAGGCCGCGAGCTGCGCCGCGGTCTCGGGCCGGTCGGAGCCGAACAGCCCGAGCACGGGACCGGCCAGCCGGGCGTCGCCCGGCGGCGCCGCGCCCCGCGCCAGGGCGGCGGCGAGGCCGCCGCTGCCGCACCAGAGCACCGGGCCGCCGCCACCGAGACCCGCCACCCGGGCGAGATCGGCGTCGCTCGCCGCGTCGTAGACGGCGACGCCCGCCACGGGGCCGTCGGCCGGGTCGACCCGACGCGCCGGCAGCCCGACCGCCCGCAGGGCCTCGGCGATGTCGCCCGAGACCGGCTCGAAGCCCGCGCCGCGCCGGGCGAGCTGCCGCCCGCCCGCCGTGCGGCGTCCCTGGTACGGGAAGGCCGGCGCCACGACGCAGCGCTCCCAGGTCCCGGTCCGCAGCACCGCCGCGAGTTCCGCCGCCCAGGGGCCGCGCAGGAGGCTGTCGACCTTCTTGAAGGCGATGCCGGCTCCGTCCAGCCGGGGCGCGAGGGCGCCGACGATCCGCCCGGCGGCCTCCGCCGACAGTTCCCGCGTGCCGGAATCGATCGCCAGGCACCCGCGCGAGCCCCCGGCGGCCTCCGCGGCCAGGATCTCGGGCCACGCCACAGGGATCGACCCGCACAGGCCGGTGAAGCCCGCGGCCGTGTCGAGGGTGCCGGTGAGATCGTCGGCGATGAGGCGCAGGCGGGTCATGTCGGGCGGATCATGGCGGGAGCCTCGCCGGCCGCGCCGCCCGGCCGAGCGCGGCTCGCGTCCTTGTTGTCAGGTTGTCGCGAGGCATACAGACCGGCCGGCGCGGCGGTCAAGCGGGCGGCGCGGCGGCGCCGGCCTCCGCGGGCCGTCCGAGCGAGAGATCGAGGAGCCGCCCCTCGAACAGCCGGTCGCGGGACCCGGCGATATGGGCGGCCATGCGGCTGCGGGCGCCCGCGCCGTCGCGGCCCTCGATCGCCGCGAAGATCCCGCGATGCTCCTCCAGCACGCCGCGCAGGCCGGAGCGCGGGCCCTGCAGGGCGAGGCCGTGGATCGTCATGCCCACGGCGATGTGGGATTGCAGCGCCTCCAGGCAGGCCGCGTAGTAGTGGTTGTTCGACGCCGCCGCGATCGCGTGGTGGAAGGCGAAATCGGCGTCCGCCCGGTGCTGCTCCTGCCGGGTCGCGACCGCCAGCCGATCGAGGGCCGCCGCGATCCGGTCGAGGGCCGCCGCGTCGTGGCGCAGCGCCGCGTGGTAGGCCGCCTCCGGCTCGAGGGTGAGGCGGAACTCGTAGCAGCGCTGGATGTCGGCGACGCTCTCCACGGGGGCGAAGCCCAGGGCCGGGCGCACCGGCCGCGCCCGCACGAAGCTGCCGGCCCCCTGCCGCGAGACGATCGCGCCCTCCCGGCGCAGCCGGTCGAGGGCGGCCCGCACCACCGGCCGCGAGACCTGGAAGCGTCCCGCGAGGTCGTGCTCGCTCGGGAGCCGCGCGTCGGGCCCGTAGGTGCCGTTCGCGATGCCGGTGCGGATCGCCTGATAGAGGCCGTCGGCCAGGGAGGCGGGCCGTGCCGGCTCCGCGCCGCGGAGCGCCCGCTGCCCGGGCGCCTCCGCCGGGTCAGGGGAGCCGGACAGGGAAGGGGACATCGCTGACGACATCCGGGGACGCCTCCGTGGATCGAGCCGATCCGCGCCGAGTCAGCGTTGCGCCGGCGGACTTGTCAACATTTGTGCTGATCCGGGCCCCAGTTGCGCCGACTTGTCGAAAGGTTGTAGCAGCCCGCCCGGGGGGAAGAGTGGGTGCCAGGGCCCGGGCAGGGCGGCACCGGAAGGGCGACCTATGCAGATACCCATCAAGCGCTCCCTGGAGCGCGTGCCCGGCGGCCTGATGGTCATGCCGCTGTTCCTCGGCGCGATCCTCCACACGCTCTTCCCGAACACCGCGACCTTCTTCGGCTCGTTCACCGGCGCGCTGTTCAACGGCGCGCTGCCGATCCTGGCGGTGTTCTTCGTCTGCATGGGCGCGGGCATCGATTTCCGCGCCACCCCGGCGATCGCCCGCAAGGGCGGCGTCCTGCTGGCCGCCAAGGTCGGCATCGCGGCGATCATGGGCGTGGTGTTCGGCCAGCTCCTCGGCGAGGCGCCGGTGGTGGGCGGGGCTTTCGCGGGGATCTCGACGCTGGCGATCGTCGCCGCCATGAACGACACCAACGGCGGTCTCTACCTCGCGCTGATGGGGCAGTTCGGCCGCCCGAAGGATGCCGGCGCCTACGCGATCATGAGCCTCGAATCCGGGCCGTTCCTCACCATGGTGACCCTCGGGCTGGCGGGTCTGTCGGCCTTCCCGTGGCCGACGCTGGTGGGCAGCATCCTGCCGCTGCTGATCGGGATGATCCTCGGCAACCTCGACCGCGACATGCGCGCTTTCCTGTCGGGGGCGGCGCCGGTGATGATCCCGTTCTTCGCCTTCGCCCTCGGCTTCGGACTCGACCTCGCCAAGATCTGGCAGGCGGGCCTCCTCGGCATCGGTCTCGGCGTGGCGGTGGTGGCGATCACCGGGGCGGCCCTGTTCGTCGCCGACCGGCTCACCGGGGGCAACGGCGTGGCGGGCGTCGCGGCCGCCTCGACGGCGGGCAACGCCGCCGCCGTGCCGGCGATCATCGCCGCCGCCAACCCGGCCTACAGGGAGGCCGCCGGTCCCGCCACCGTGCTGGTGGCGGCGAGCGTGGTGGTCACGGCGCTGCTGGTGCCGCTGCTGACCGCCTTCGTGGCGGCGCGGGTCCGCCCGGACGCGGCCGAAGCGGATCCGGCGCCGGTCCCGAGCCCCGCGCCGACCGCACCCTGATCCGCCGCGCGCCCCGGCCGCCCGTCCCGCGCGACCGGCGGCAACCGAAGTCTCCGAGCCCGGTTGTCCCTCCAGGGCGCGCGGCACGGCCGCGCCTGACGGCGAACCGGAGCGGGCACAGCATGTCGACCGAGGCCAGAGGCAAGACGCATATCGACATCTACGACCGCGCCACCCGCGAGGAGTGGGCGCAGCGTTTCGGCGTCAGCGAGGAGCGGCTGCGCAAGGCGGTGACGATGGTCGGGAGCCGGATCACCAGCGTCGCCGCCTATCTCGACAAGCCGGCCTCCTGAGGCCGGCGCCATGGAAGTGCCCCCCGATTTCCGTCCGCCTCCGGATCACCCGATGGCGGGGACACAGGCGCCCGCGTCCGAGACCGGCACCGCGCCGGAACCCCCATCCGGGGTCGAGGCGTCGGCACCGCAGCCCCCGCCGCGGTCGCCCGACACGATCACCTTCGAGCAGATCCGCGAGCGGGCCTACGAACTCTGGGAGCGCAACCACCGGCCCGAGGGCTTCGAGATCGAGTTCTGGCTGCTGGCCGAGCGGGAATTGCGCAAGGAGCGGGATCGCCAGAGGGCCGACGCGGCGCCGGCAGCTCCGGGATCCGAGCCGCCGCCGGGCTGACGGCGTCCGATCGTCTCCTGAGACGGCCCCGGGTCGCGGCGGACCCGGGGCCGGCCGGCCTTCAGGCCTCGATCGCCGCCCGGGCTTCCTTCACCGCCGCCTCGAACGCCACAAACGCCGTGGTCGCCGAGTCCCAGGCCTGGCTGCGCACGTGGCGGACCAGGGCGGCCGCCTGCTCGCGGGCCTGCGCCAGGGGCGTCTCGATGGCGGCCGGCCGCGTCGCGTCGGCGGGGATCCCCTCCGGCGGCGTGTCGGTCGAGCGCATGCCGACCAGCGTCGCCGCGACGGCGCGCCGCCACGCGGCGCAATCCGCCGACAGGCGGATCACCCGCTGATCCGCGGTGGTTCCGGTCTGCCGGTCGAGCAGGGTGCGGCCGAGATCCTCGATCCGTCCGAGCTGCGCGAGGGCGTCGCCGATCTCCCGGCGCGCCTTGTCGGTCCCTTCCGCGATGCGGCCGACGTTCTGGGCGATGTCGCCGGTGGCCTGCATCTGCTGGCCGAGGATCTCCGAGGCCTCGCGCATCTGCGCGGCGACGTTCGCGACGGCGCCGCTCTCGGCCTCGACGCGGGCATTGGCCCGCACCATCGCGGCCGCGCCGGCCTCGACGGCGTTGCGGCTGCGCGACACGGCCGCCTGCATCGCGGCCATCTCCTCGCGCAGGCCGCTGACCCGCGCCCGGATCTCGTCCGTCGCCTTCGCGGTCTGCGCCGACAGCGTCTTCACCTCGGCGGCGACCACCGCGAAGCCGCGCCCGGCCTCGCCGGCCCGGGCCGCCTCGATCGTGGCGTTGAGCGCGAGCAGGTTGGTCTGGGCCGAGATCGCCGCGATCGTGCCGGCCATCTCCTCGATCCGCAGCGCGGCGGTCGAGAAGCTGTCGAGACGGCTGCCGATCTCCTCGGTGCCCTCCTCGATCCCGCGCATGCCGTCGGTGGCCCGGTGCAGGTCGCCCACGCAGGTGGCGATGCCCGCCCGGGCGGTCTCGGCCATCTCGGCCGCCGACGAGGAGCGGGCCGCGATCTCACCGGTGGTCGCGGCGAGTTCCTCGCTGGCGGCCGCGATGAGACGGGCCTGCTCGGCGGTGCCGGAGGCGTCGTGGGTCATCCAGCCGATCGAGGTGCCGGCATCGGACGCGGAGGCGGACAGGCGCGCCAGGAGGGTCAGCCATTCCCGGTCGACGGCCAGTTCCGCGACGGGATTCGGTGCCGTCTCGACCGGCGCGGCAACGGCCGTCTCGACCGGTGCGATCGCCGTCACCGGGGTTGCTAGCGCGTCAGGGGTCTGACGCTGCCGGCGCAAACTGAACATGCGGGCCTCTCCGACATTCTAATCGGAGCGCATGGTCACACAGAACCTTCAACCAATGGTGAAGGATAGACTAGTCTCCCGGCAAGCGTTGCGGGGCATCCCTGCGGCGCAACAGCTTTTCTTCGAGAAGTTGCGCCCCCGGATAGCGCTCTATCGAGGGGCGCAATGCTTCATTCGCCGGTCAGGGCCGCCTTGGTGCGGGACCACCAGCCGGCGCGCTTCGGCCGATCCGGGTCGGACGGGGGCGTCAGCACGATCGCCACGGGCTCGGGCGCCGGCTCGGCGGGGGTGGCCTCGGGCGACGCGGGCTCGGGCGACGGGGCTTCGGCCTGCTGGCCGACGCTCGCCCGGTCGGCCGCCGGCGCCGCGGACTCGGCCGGCGCCACCGGCAGGTCCACCGCGGTCTCGGCGTCGGCGGCCGGTGCCGGCGCCGATCCGACCGCCTCGGCCACCGCCTCAGCGCTCACCGGCTCCTCCGCCGACAGGGCGACGACGTCGCCCGCGGCCTCCGAAGCGTCGTCCGTCGCGGACGCGTCGCGGGAGCGGCCCTCGCTGCGCCCGCGCCCGCCGCGGCGTCCGCGGCGACGGCGACGGCCGCCCTCGTCCTCGGACCGGGCCGCCTCGTCCGAACCGGCCACCGTCTCGTCGGCGTCGCCGGCCTCCGCGGCGACGGCCGCGGCGGGGGCCTCGGTCCCGGCCGGCTGCTCGCCGTCCCAGTCCCCGTCGCCTCTCTCCGCGTCCGAACGGGCGCCGTCCTGCGGGTCGTCCTGCGAGTCGTCCTGATCGTCGTCGCCGCGATCGTCCTCGGCGCGGCCCTCCTCGCCGCGGCCCTCCTGGCGACCGCCGCGCCGCCGGCGGCGGCGGCGGCGGCGACGGCCCTCGCCGTCCTCGCGCGACCCGTCCTCGCGGGCCTCGGCCCGGCCCTCGTCGGCCTCGCCCTCGGATTCCGTCTCGGCCTCGGCCTCGTCGGCCTCCTCGTCCTCGTCGTCGAACTCCATCGCGGGCGAGATCGCCTGGGCGCGCACGCCCGTCACCGGGCCCTCCGCCCGCTGGGCCGGCTCGCCGCGGTCGAGCTGGAACGGGGTGGTGGCCGCCAGCCGCTCGTCGGCCGCGATCGTGATCGTCACGCCGAAGCGCACCTCGAGCTCGCGCAGGTGCCCGCGCTTCTGGTTGAGGATGTAGAGCGCGATCTCGGTGCGGGTGCGCAGGACGAGGTTGTGCGAGGCCGACTTGA from Methylobacterium radiotolerans JCM 2831 includes the following:
- the pdxA gene encoding 4-hydroxythreonine-4-phosphate dehydrogenase PdxA gives rise to the protein MTQHLAITMGDPAGIGPEIIVKAAARLKDRIAAGDLKLVVIGSAPALRRAEQALGLLPEAIPEVAEAGDWPALCCLQADAEGAPIEPGRLSADGGRFAYKAIEAGVRLAMAGRIGGIVTAPLNKEALNKAGYHYAGHTEMLAELTGVRGSVMMLAHGNMRVSHVTTHVALEDVPKRLTPERLRLVIDLTDKALKGLGLAKPKIAVAALNPHAGEGGLFGRQDIDVSAPVIAAANADGLDVHGPVPGDTVFVKLRAGQYDAVVAMYHDQGHIPVKLLGFEIDPATGKWMDLSGVNITLGLPIIRTSVDHGTAFDIAGTGVANERSLIEAIEFAEKLAASRAA
- a CDS encoding four-carbon acid sugar kinase family protein, with protein sequence MTRLRLIADDLTGTLDTAAGFTGLCGSIPVAWPEILAAEAAGGSRGCLAIDSGTRELSAEAAGRIVGALAPRLDGAGIAFKKVDSLLRGPWAAELAAVLRTGTWERCVVAPAFPYQGRRTAGGRQLARRGAGFEPVSGDIAEALRAVGLPARRVDPADGPVAGVAVYDAASDADLARVAGLGGGGPVLWCGSGGLAAALARGAAPPGDARLAGPVLGLFGSDRPETAAQLAACGTHHLVLSADDPDHAGAVAARLDRDGVVLASLALPAGTAREDAAAHIAATFAGVIDRIPRPGTLLVAGGETLKALCLALAVARLDVTGQIAPGLPRSTLRGGRWDGLPVVSKSGAFGTEGVWRDLLHQNGFPHDRSAP
- a CDS encoding FadR/GntR family transcriptional regulator, with the translated sequence MSSAMSPSLSGSPDPAEAPGQRALRGAEPARPASLADGLYQAIRTGIANGTYGPDARLPSEHDLAGRFQVSRPVVRAALDRLRREGAIVSRQGAGSFVRARPVRPALGFAPVESVADIQRCYEFRLTLEPEAAYHAALRHDAAALDRIAAALDRLAVATRQEQHRADADFAFHHAIAAASNNHYYAACLEALQSHIAVGMTIHGLALQGPRSGLRGVLEEHRGIFAAIEGRDGAGARSRMAAHIAGSRDRLFEGRLLDLSLGRPAEAGAAAPPA
- a CDS encoding 2-keto-3-deoxygluconate permease; its protein translation is MQIPIKRSLERVPGGLMVMPLFLGAILHTLFPNTATFFGSFTGALFNGALPILAVFFVCMGAGIDFRATPAIARKGGVLLAAKVGIAAIMGVVFGQLLGEAPVVGGAFAGISTLAIVAAMNDTNGGLYLALMGQFGRPKDAGAYAIMSLESGPFLTMVTLGLAGLSAFPWPTLVGSILPLLIGMILGNLDRDMRAFLSGAAPVMIPFFAFALGFGLDLAKIWQAGLLGIGLGVAVVAITGAALFVADRLTGGNGVAGVAAASTAGNAAAVPAIIAAANPAYREAAGPATVLVAASVVVTALLVPLLTAFVAARVRPDAAEADPAPVPSPAPTAP
- a CDS encoding DUF3606 domain-containing protein encodes the protein MSTEARGKTHIDIYDRATREEWAQRFGVSEERLRKAVTMVGSRITSVAAYLDKPAS
- a CDS encoding DUF2934 domain-containing protein — protein: MAGTQAPASETGTAPEPPSGVEASAPQPPPRSPDTITFEQIRERAYELWERNHRPEGFEIEFWLLAERELRKERDRQRADAAPAAPGSEPPPG
- a CDS encoding methyl-accepting chemotaxis protein → MFSLRRQRQTPDALATPVTAIAPVETAVAAPVETAPNPVAELAVDREWLTLLARLSASASDAGTSIGWMTHDASGTAEQARLIAAASEELAATTGEIAARSSSAAEMAETARAGIATCVGDLHRATDGMRGIEEGTEEIGSRLDSFSTAALRIEEMAGTIAAISAQTNLLALNATIEAARAGEAGRGFAVVAAEVKTLSAQTAKATDEIRARVSGLREEMAAMQAAVSRSRNAVEAGAAAMVRANARVEAESGAVANVAAQMREASEILGQQMQATGDIAQNVGRIAEGTDKARREIGDALAQLGRIEDLGRTLLDRQTGTTADQRVIRLSADCAAWRRAVAATLVGMRSTDTPPEGIPADATRPAAIETPLAQAREQAAALVRHVRSQAWDSATTAFVAFEAAVKEARAAIEA